In a single window of the Pseudopipra pipra isolate bDixPip1 chromosome Z, bDixPip1.hap1, whole genome shotgun sequence genome:
- the LOC135407763 gene encoding protein hinderin-like isoform X3: MGFCGRDTRGVSTKGNFKTGCLPKYQTSQTELKVPVAVASVSMDPDRSVGDLTGQQVTNEGGMKSASLKDLCPEDKRRIANLIKELARVSEEKEVTEERLKAEQESFEKKIRQLEEQNELIIKEREDIL, translated from the exons GAGTGTCtacaaaaggaaattttaaaacagGCTGTTTGCCAAAGTATCAGACAAGTCAAACTGAACTCAAGGTACCTGTAGCTGTTGCTTCTGTTTCCATGGATCCGGATAGAAGTGTGGGAGATCTGACAGGGCAGCAG GTCACTAATGAAGGAGGAATGAAGAGTGCTTCTTTAAAGGATTTGTGTCCTGAGGACAAGAGACGCATTGCAAACTTAATTAAAGAACTTGCCAG GGtaagtgaagaaaaagaggtGACAGAAGAACGGCTGAAAGCTGAACAGGAATCATTTGAGAAGAAGATCAGACAGCTAGAGGAACAGAATGAACTTATCATCAAGGAAAGGGAAGatatcctttaa